Proteins encoded together in one Benincasa hispida cultivar B227 chromosome 1, ASM972705v1, whole genome shotgun sequence window:
- the LOC120085975 gene encoding receptor-like protein kinase FERONIA, giving the protein MADCITNQVSATTTLLLALFYLQFVFLLGAGDSLPSYQPIDNIALDCGSNDNSSNYRENSIWVGDIDSKFFLSDPQQTDTSVTLEADMQSTSAPAVPYTTARLSRSQFTYSFPVSPGQKFLRLYFYSAHYQNFNRSNAVFSVRAGLFTLLRDFNASVNADASGQNDIFREFCVYVDGNYQKLNLTFTPTDQDSYAFISGIEIVSMPSNLYYTPLELNDESGRGLRLIGQNNKFFPIENYTSLEMVYRINIGGKFITPAEDTGMFRTWSQEGNFLNQYPMNFYDARPANNDIQLNYSSKIPPYTAPENLYRTARTMGPNATENKRYNLTWEYPVDPGFFYMIRLHFCEFEKEIDAVGDRVFLIYIRDTIAEQSADVFRWAGGKGIPYRRDYVVLVSKNGQKKVNLSVMLQANPDDFRTRFTNVILNGVEIFKLNNSDGNLAGQNPDSTATTHTQFLPPPISRSKHNSISRMEAIVILVVVGGVVVMILALGLFVFRRRRTFMDQSSSDGTSWWALYSLSTNKSSKSRNSNLPSDLCRYFSLAEIRAATKNFDDIFIIGVGGFGNVYKGYVDDGTTQVAIKRLKPGSKQGAHEFKTEIEMLSQLRHLHLVSLIGYCNDGNEMILVYDYMSHGTLRNHLYGDDDVLPLPWKQRLQVCIGAAKGLHYLHTGAKHTIIHRDVKTTNILLDEKWVAKVSDFGLSKVGPADMSKAHISTVVKGSFGYLDPEYYRRQRLTEKSDVYSFGVVLCEVLCARPPLMRLADKKQVYLAEWVRQCNRDNMIAQIIDPNIKNEISPECLRKFIEITVRCIQDDGINRPSMNDVVWGLEFAVQLQEASKKKGVQDDVEGGGDDDDKREGGEEDWLMEESLFSSTNDRNHRLESGISSDVTTNNSDDSSYVYNKGMSGTIFSEIKDPAGR; this is encoded by the coding sequence ATGGCGGACTGTATAACCAACCAAGTTTCTGCAACTACAACTCTCCTTTTAGCTCTTTTCTACCTCCAGTTTGTCTTCCTCCTCGGTGCCGGTGACTCCTTGCCGTCGTACCAACCCATCGACAATATAGCCCTTGATTGTGGTTCCAATGACAACTCATCTAACTATAGAGAAAACAGCATATGGGTCGGCGACATCGACTCAAAATTCTTCCTTTCCGATCCCCAACAAACCGACACATCGGTGACTTTAGAGGCAGATATGCAGTCCACTTCAGCCCCCGCAGTCCCTTACACAACAGCTCGCCTTTCACGCTCCCAATTCACCTACTCTTTCCCGGTAAGTCCCGGCCAGAAATTCCTTCGTCTTTATTTCTACTCTGCTCATTACCAAAACTTCAACCGCTCCAACGCTGTCTTCTCTGTTAGAGCTGGTCTCTTCACTCTCCTTCGTGATTTCAACGCTTCTGTTAATGCTGACGCTTCTGGTCAGAATGATATTTTTCGAGAATTTTGTGTGTATGTGGATGGAAATTATCAGAAATTAAACCTTACATTTACACCCACAGATCAAGACTCGTATGCTTTTATTAGTGGGATTGAGATTGTATCCATGCCCTCTAATCTTTATTATACACCATTAGAGTTGAACGACGAAAGCGGTCGGGGATTGAGGCTGATCGGCCAAAATAATAAGTTCTTCCCGATTGAAAACTACACATCTCTTGAGATGGTATACCGAATTAATATTGGTGGAAAGTTCATCACCCCTGCTGAAGACACTGGAATGTTTCGGACTTGGTCACAGGAGGGAAATTTTTTGAATCAGTATCCGATGAACTTCTATGATGCTCGACCTGCTAACAATGATATCCAACTTAATTACAGTAGTAAAATTCCACCTTACACTGCGCCAGAAAACTTGTATCGAACTGCTCGAACAATGGGACCGAATGCTACTGAGAATAAGAGATATAACCTGACATGGGAATACCCTGTTGATCCTGGGTTCTTTTACATGATTCGTCTTCATTTTTGCGAGTTTGAGAAGGAAATTGACGCTGTAGGAGATAGAGTGTTCTTGATTTATATAAGAGACACGATAGCTGAGCAATCCGCTGATGTGTTCCGTTGGGCTGGAGGAAAAGGGATTCCATATCGTAGAGATTACGTTGTGCTTGTGTCGAAAAATGGCCAAAAGAAAGTGAATCTCTCTGTTATGCTCCAAGCAAATCCAGATGACTTTAGGACTAGATTCACCAACGTGATCTTGAATGGAGTCGAAATCTTCAAATTAAACAATTCGGATGGAAACCTTGCTGGCCAAAATCCTGACTCAACTGCCACTACCCACACCCAATTTCTTCCACCGCCCATCTCACGATCAAAGCATAATTCGATTAGTAGAATGGAGGCAATTGTAATACTTGTCGTGGTTGGAGGTGTGGTTGTGATGATATTGGCTCtgggtttgtttgtttttcgGCGACGTAGAACGTTTATGGATCAAAGCTCTAGCGACGGAACTTCGTGGTGGGCTCTTTACTCCTTATCAACGAACAAATCTAGTAAGTCTCGCAATTCAAATCTCCCCTCTGATTTATGTCGTTACTTCTCATTGGCGGAGATTAGAGCAGCCACCAAAAATTTCGACGACATTTTCATCATTGGCGTTGGCGGATTTGGTAACGTCTACAAAGGTTATGTTGACGATGGAACCACTCAAGTGGCAATTAAACGGTTGAAACCAGGTTCCAAACAAGGAGCACACGAGTTCAAGACAGAGATTGAGATGCTCTCACAACTTCGCCATCTCCATCTTGTTTCCCTAATTGGATATTGTAACGATGGAAATGAAATGATTCTAGTATATGATTACATGTCTCATGGAACCCTTCGTAATCACCTTTACGGTGATGATGATGTGTTACCTCTCCCATGGAAGCAACGCCTCCAAGTCTGTATTGGAGCTGCAAAAGGATTACACTACCTCCACACTGGGGCGAAACACACCATCATCCACCGTGACGTCAAAACCACTAATATTTTACTAGACGAGAAATGGGTCGCGAAGGTTTCTGATTTTGGGTTGTCAAAAGTCGGGCCAGCAGACATGTCTAAAGCACACATTAGCACAGTAGTTAAAGGTAGCTTTGGTTACCTAGACCCAGAGTACTACCGCCGACAACGATTGACTGAAAAATCAGACGTATATTCATTTGGAGTAGTTCTCTGTGAAGTGTTGTGCGCTCGTCCACCATTGATGCGGTTGGCGGACAAGAAGCAAGTGTACCTAGCAGAGTGGGTCCGACAATGCAACCGTGACAACATGATCGCTCAAATCATCGACCCAAACATCAAGAACGAAATCTCACCGGAGTGCTTGAGGAAGTTCATAGAGATCACAGTGAGGTGCATCCAAGACGACGGAATAAATCGACCGTCGATGAATGACGTGGTGTGGGGATTGGAGTTTGCTGTTCAATTACAAGAGGCGTCGAAGAAGAAAGGAGTTCAAGATGATGTGGAAGGCGGTGGCGATGACGATGACAAGAGGGAGGGTGGGGAAGAAGATTGGTTGATGGAGGAGTCATTATTCAGTAGTACCAATGATCGAAATCATAGGTTGGAGTCTGGCATAAGCAGTGATGTGACGACAAACAATAGTGATGATTCCAGTTATGTGTATAATAAAGGAATGTCCGGTACTATTTTCTCTGAGATTAAGGACCCTGCCGGGAGATGA